A single Crateriforma conspicua DNA region contains:
- the rpsK gene encoding 30S ribosomal protein S11, which yields MAKTNKKKRVRRNVSNGIAHVNATFNNTTVTITDPKGDTLCWASAGTSGFKGSRKSTPFAGQCAAQQAAEKATKFGMRDVEVRVKGPGSGRESAITALQAAGLNVKQIEDVTPIPHNGCRPRKKRRV from the coding sequence ATGGCAAAGACAAACAAGAAGAAGCGAGTCCGACGCAACGTCAGTAATGGCATTGCGCACGTCAACGCAACGTTCAACAATACGACCGTGACGATCACCGATCCCAAGGGTGACACGTTGTGCTGGGCGAGTGCCGGAACCAGTGGGTTCAAGGGCAGCCGCAAGAGCACGCCGTTCGCCGGGCAGTGTGCCGCTCAACAGGCCGCGGAAAAGGCCACGAAGTTCGGCATGCGTGACGTCGAGGTCCGTGTCAAAGGCCCGGGCAGCGGACGCGAAAGCGCCATTACCGCGTTGCAGGCAGCTGGGCTGAATGTCAAGCAAATCGAAGACGTGACGCCGATCCCGCACAACGGTTGCCGGCCCCGTAAGAAACGCCGCGTCTGA
- a CDS encoding dihydrofolate reductase, with protein sequence MGANEAFDVRADDDSEPGDASKSGQAVRRRIAVVAATPDGVIGSGGDLPWRLRRDLQRFKRTTMGGVLVMGRKTFDSIGRPLPGRQTVVITAQSDWSAAGVVVAPGPSEALRQADQLIAPGDSKDASGLEDDQRRCPVFVVGGATIYQALLPECDELWLTTVLSRISGDVHLSMDRSRWRAVETVRYPAGAADQMPTEFHRLVRR encoded by the coding sequence ATGGGGGCGAACGAAGCATTCGACGTCCGGGCGGACGACGATTCGGAACCGGGCGACGCATCCAAATCGGGACAAGCGGTGCGGCGCCGGATTGCCGTGGTGGCGGCAACGCCCGACGGGGTGATCGGGTCCGGCGGCGACCTGCCGTGGCGGCTTCGCCGTGACCTTCAACGGTTCAAACGCACCACGATGGGCGGCGTTTTGGTCATGGGACGTAAGACGTTCGATTCAATCGGGCGTCCGTTGCCCGGTCGCCAGACCGTCGTGATCACCGCCCAATCCGACTGGTCGGCCGCGGGGGTGGTGGTCGCTCCAGGGCCCAGCGAAGCGCTGCGGCAGGCGGATCAGCTGATTGCGCCCGGCGATTCCAAAGATGCTTCAGGTCTGGAGGACGATCAGCGACGCTGTCCTGTTTTTGTGGTTGGCGGCGCGACGATCTATCAGGCGTTGCTGCCAGAATGCGACGAATTGTGGCTGACCACCGTACTTTCCAGGATCAGCGGGGACGTTCATCTGTCGATGGATCGATCGCGGTGGCGTGCGGTGGAAACCGTTCGATATCCCGCCGGCGCCGCTGATCAGATGCCCACCGAATTTCATCGTTTGGTCCGCCGCTAG
- a CDS encoding thymidylate synthase, whose protein sequence is MKEYLDLLRDVLDNGNDRTDRTGVGTRGVFGRQVRFDLADGFPLLTTKKLHLRSIIYELLWFLRGDTNTRWLNEHGVSIWDEWADENGDLGPVYGHQWRCWPAADGQTVDQIAWVQNEIRNNPHSRRLIVSAWNVGEVSQMALPPCHLLFQFYVEADRLSCQLYQRSADLFLGVPFNIASYSLLLMMMARVTGLQPGEFVHTFGDLHLYQNHFDQARLQLERQPRPRPRMELKSHPASIDEFQFEDFCLSDYDPHPHIKAPVAV, encoded by the coding sequence ATGAAAGAATATTTGGATCTGCTTCGTGACGTCTTGGACAACGGAAACGATCGAACGGATCGGACGGGTGTCGGTACCCGCGGTGTGTTCGGGCGTCAGGTTCGCTTCGATTTGGCGGACGGGTTTCCGTTGTTGACGACCAAGAAGCTGCATCTCAGGTCGATCATCTATGAACTCCTTTGGTTCTTGCGGGGCGACACCAACACGCGGTGGTTGAACGAACACGGCGTTTCGATCTGGGACGAATGGGCCGACGAAAACGGTGATTTGGGCCCGGTGTATGGTCATCAGTGGCGATGTTGGCCGGCGGCCGATGGGCAGACCGTTGACCAGATCGCTTGGGTCCAAAACGAGATCCGCAACAACCCGCATTCCCGTCGGTTGATCGTTTCGGCTTGGAACGTTGGTGAGGTATCGCAAATGGCGCTGCCGCCCTGTCACTTGCTGTTCCAGTTCTATGTGGAAGCGGATCGCCTTTCGTGTCAGCTGTACCAGCGTAGTGCGGACTTGTTTCTGGGCGTTCCGTTTAACATCGCAAGCTACAGCTTGCTGTTGATGATGATGGCTCGCGTGACCGGGTTACAGCCGGGCGAATTTGTGCACACCTTCGGCGATCTGCATCTGTATCAAAATCACTTCGATCAAGCGCGTTTGCAATTGGAACGTCAGCCGCGGCCACGGCCTCGCATGGAATTGAAGTCGCACCCGGCATCGATCGACGAATTTCAATTCGAAGATTTCTGCCTAAGCGATTATGACCCCCACCCCCACATCAAGGCCCCGGTGGCGGTTTGA
- a CDS encoding DNA-directed RNA polymerase subunit alpha translates to MSMHIRWRGMELPSNVEVDRDTLSATYGKFIAEPFERGFGASVGNSLRRVLLSSLMGSAVTQIKIRGAQHEFTSIPGVLEDITEIVLNVKSLIVRNHTESTRVITVERNTAGVITGADIETDSEVDIINKDHVLATLTEDVPFMMEMVVENGRGYVPSSEHSSIDHEIGIIPIDAVFSPITRVRYEVEETRVGQKTNFDKLNLEIWTDGTVSPEMSLIEAAKILRKHLNPFVQYRELGPSIFSAARGGAGSPEAQLEAKLNMTLADLRLSVRANNCLESENIATVRDLVQRTEDSLLEVRNFGDTTLNEVREKLAQYGLHLGMRVPSQPLF, encoded by the coding sequence ATGTCGATGCACATCCGTTGGCGTGGTATGGAATTGCCCAGCAACGTCGAAGTCGATCGTGACACCCTGTCGGCGACCTATGGCAAATTCATTGCCGAGCCGTTCGAGCGTGGATTCGGTGCCAGCGTTGGAAACAGCCTGCGACGGGTTCTGTTGAGCAGCTTGATGGGCAGTGCCGTCACGCAGATCAAGATTCGCGGCGCCCAGCATGAATTCACGAGCATTCCTGGCGTGTTGGAAGACATCACCGAGATCGTGCTGAACGTCAAAAGCCTGATCGTCCGCAATCATACCGAATCGACTCGAGTCATCACGGTTGAACGCAATACCGCTGGTGTGATCACCGGTGCCGACATCGAAACCGATTCGGAAGTCGACATCATCAACAAAGATCACGTGCTGGCGACGTTGACCGAAGACGTCCCGTTCATGATGGAAATGGTCGTCGAGAATGGTCGCGGCTATGTTCCAAGCAGCGAACACAGCAGCATTGATCATGAAATCGGCATCATTCCGATTGACGCCGTGTTCAGCCCGATCACCCGAGTCCGCTACGAAGTGGAAGAAACTCGGGTCGGCCAAAAAACCAACTTCGACAAACTGAACTTGGAAATCTGGACAGACGGCACGGTTTCCCCCGAGATGTCGCTGATCGAAGCGGCCAAGATCCTGCGGAAACACCTCAACCCGTTCGTGCAGTATCGCGAATTGGGACCCAGCATCTTCAGCGCCGCTCGTGGCGGTGCCGGATCGCCCGAGGCCCAGTTGGAAGCCAAGCTGAACATGACGCTGGCCGACCTGCGGCTTTCGGTCCGAGCCAATAATTGCTTGGAAAGCGAAAACATTGCGACGGTTCGCGACCTGGTTCAGCGGACCGAAGATTCCCTGTTGGAAGTGCGTAATTTTGGCGACACGACTTTGAACGAAGTCCGCGAAAAGTTGGCGCAGTATGGACTGCATTTGGGAATGAGGGTTCCCAGCCAACCGCTGTTTTAG
- the rpsM gene encoding 30S ribosomal protein S13 — protein MGVDIPNDKQIQYSLTYLYGVGFNSAREVCEKLGIDPTLPASDLDDEQLSRISALLERDYVVEGPLRRQVAQNIGRLREIKSYRGMRHRLSLPVRGQRTKTNARTRKGPRKTVAGKKGVKDLR, from the coding sequence ATGGGCGTTGACATCCCGAACGATAAGCAAATCCAGTACTCGCTGACGTACCTGTATGGCGTCGGATTCAATTCCGCGCGTGAGGTCTGCGAAAAGCTGGGCATTGATCCGACGCTTCCCGCCAGTGATCTGGATGACGAGCAGCTAAGCCGTATTTCTGCGTTGCTGGAACGTGACTACGTGGTCGAAGGGCCGTTGCGTCGTCAGGTCGCCCAGAACATCGGACGCTTGCGAGAGATCAAAAGCTACCGTGGCATGCGTCACCGACTGAGTCTGCCGGTGCGTGGCCAACGAACAAAAACCAACGCTCGCACCCGTAAGGGACCGCGGAAAACGGTTGCCGGTAAAAAAGGCGTCAAGGACCTTCGTTAG